A single genomic interval of uncultured Sphaerochaeta sp. harbors:
- a CDS encoding SDR family NAD(P)-dependent oxidoreductase: MRANMMRLDTNKVYLVTGAAGFIGFHLSKRLLGLGCKVIGLDNLNDYYEVSLKEERLRMLASEQFIFYKVDLADRIELDAIFVRHQVTHVINLAAQAGVRYSIDNPYAYLQSNLVGFLNILECCRHHAVEHLVYASSSSVYGLNSKIPYSTDDKVDNPVSLYAATKKSNELMAHAYTHLYHIPTTGLRFFTVYGPYGRPDMAYFSFSKKIMEGKSIKVFNNGDMWRDFTYVDDIITALENIIPNIPEENEAKDRYKVYNIGNNKPVRLKQFIETLEQCLGKNAEKEYLPMQPGDVYQTYADVTDLMKDFDFRPNTPLEQGLEAFVSWFKPYYGY; this comes from the coding sequence ATGCGCGCAAATATGATGCGATTGGATACGAATAAAGTGTATTTGGTCACCGGGGCTGCCGGTTTTATTGGGTTTCATCTAAGCAAGCGATTGCTTGGGCTTGGATGCAAGGTCATCGGTTTGGATAACCTGAACGATTATTATGAGGTGTCTCTCAAGGAAGAGCGACTGAGAATGTTGGCCTCAGAACAATTCATCTTTTATAAAGTTGATCTTGCTGACAGGATTGAGCTTGATGCAATCTTTGTCAGACACCAGGTAACCCATGTCATCAACCTTGCAGCCCAAGCGGGGGTTAGATACAGCATCGACAACCCGTATGCATACCTACAATCGAATCTTGTTGGCTTCCTCAATATCCTGGAGTGTTGTCGTCATCATGCAGTAGAACATCTGGTATATGCCAGCAGCAGCTCAGTCTATGGCTTGAACAGCAAGATACCCTACTCAACAGATGATAAAGTCGATAATCCTGTAAGCCTCTATGCAGCCACCAAGAAATCCAATGAGCTGATGGCCCATGCGTATACGCACCTCTATCATATCCCGACCACTGGACTGAGATTCTTCACGGTCTATGGTCCGTATGGAAGACCGGATATGGCATACTTCTCATTCAGCAAAAAGATTATGGAAGGGAAAAGCATCAAGGTATTCAACAATGGGGATATGTGGCGTGATTTCACCTATGTCGATGACATCATCACCGCATTGGAGAACATCATTCCCAATATACCTGAAGAGAATGAGGCAAAGGATCGATACAAGGTCTACAATATCGGGAATAACAAACCAGTGAGATTGAAGCAGTTCATAGAAACACTGGAACAGTGCCTTGGAAAGAACGCTGAGAAGGAGTATCTTCCGATGCAACCCGGGGACGTATACCAGACCTATGCAGATGTCACTGACTTAATGAAAGATTTTGATTTCAGACCCAACACCCCTCTTGAGCAAGGGCTTGAGGCTTTCGTCTCGTGGTTCAAGCCATACTATGGATACTAG
- a CDS encoding VOC family protein, protein MQFLWTTITVGNMEESLEFYQDILSLPVFSRMQTPAAEIVFLGDGETKIELIHHPGEESSPVGKNISIGLSVKNLDDHMAMLQEKGIPISEGPFSPNPSVRFCFVHDPNGVRVQFVERN, encoded by the coding sequence ATGCAATTTCTTTGGACAACCATAACCGTTGGGAATATGGAAGAGAGCCTGGAATTTTACCAGGATATTCTCTCACTACCGGTATTCAGCAGGATGCAAACACCTGCCGCTGAGATCGTGTTTTTAGGAGATGGAGAAACAAAGATCGAGTTGATCCATCACCCAGGAGAAGAGAGCTCTCCCGTAGGAAAAAACATAAGTATAGGACTGAGCGTCAAGAATCTTGATGACCACATGGCAATGCTCCAGGAAAAAGGCATTCCCATCTCAGAGGGACCCTTCTCACCGAATCCTTCCGTCCGGTTTTGCTTTGTGCATGACCCGAACGGTGTCCGTGTGCAATTCGTGGAACGTAACTGA
- a CDS encoding ABC transporter ATP-binding protein produces MNALTVNHLSFIYPSGTKALDDVSLSVEEGQSVAILGSNGAGKSTLLDVLLGWQKSAQVSLYGKPISSYGRKELGRTLALVPQFEQYNFSFSLIDYVLFGRSPYLSGLGTPSEEDAEIAYQALYDVGLSDYAERHITTLSGGEHQLLLLARAIAQQSSMLLLDEPTSALDPANRKRVLTILKQLHAKGKTLLFTTHDANLAYELASHVAMVKKGSLLCYGLKEEVVNTAMLTTLYDTELTVAQVGTKTLIY; encoded by the coding sequence ATGAATGCTTTGACGGTAAACCATCTGAGTTTTATCTACCCAAGCGGTACCAAAGCGCTCGATGATGTCTCACTATCAGTAGAAGAAGGACAGAGTGTAGCTATCCTGGGCTCCAATGGAGCAGGTAAATCAACACTTCTCGATGTACTGTTGGGATGGCAGAAGAGTGCACAGGTATCATTATATGGGAAACCAATCTCCTCCTATGGACGGAAGGAACTTGGCAGGACATTGGCCTTGGTTCCCCAATTTGAACAATACAACTTCTCTTTTTCTCTAATAGATTACGTGCTGTTTGGGCGTTCCCCCTACCTTTCAGGGCTGGGAACACCAAGTGAAGAGGATGCAGAGATAGCCTATCAGGCACTGTATGATGTGGGTTTGTCTGACTATGCAGAGAGGCATATCACTACATTGAGCGGAGGAGAACATCAGTTGTTGCTACTTGCAAGGGCCATTGCTCAACAGAGTTCCATGCTCTTGCTCGATGAACCTACCAGTGCATTGGACCCTGCCAACCGGAAACGGGTTCTTACCATCCTGAAACAGCTGCATGCGAAGGGAAAAACCCTTCTGTTTACCACCCATGACGCAAACCTTGCATACGAGCTTGCAAGCCACGTGGCCATGGTGAAGAAGGGATCCCTGCTCTGCTATGGACTAAAAGAAGAGGTGGTCAACACAGCCATGCTGACCACCCTCTATGATACCGAACTAACCGTCGCCCAAGTCGGTACAAAAACCCTTATTTATTGA
- the ade gene encoding adenine deaminase: MVTKKSLQEVIETAAGRQKADLCITNAHILDVYNKEWFEADLLVQSGYIAGFAECGQGEAETVVDGGGRYLVPGFIDGHVHIESSHATPEEFSNLVVPCGTTTVIADPHEICNVCGLDGLSYMLEASKETALQAFFMVPSCVPATTFEHSGAVLEAKDIKEALKHERVLGLGEMMDFPGVVAGSDLVLDKIMEAKRIHKVTDGHSPAIGGAELDAYASTGILTDHECENEQELRDRVRRGMYVMLREGSACKNVLMLLGGVTEKNSRRCIFCTDDRQPKSILTDGHINNNVRIAVQDGLDPIEAICMATVNSTDCYHLTDRGAIAPGKRADFLLCNDLKEFSMHQVYVAGTLVAEDGVICKAAKARHDERVSGMMHVKDFSVDRLRLPLSRSHVRVIDIIPGGVVTGAGEATVKVENGEWVHDKSQDIIKLAVVERHTGTGNVAVALLRGYGLQGGAMATSVAHDSHNIIVAGDDDEDMAMAVEHLISIGGGMVIVKQKKILASFAQNVAGLMSYEAGSVIAEQLDNLHHIAQESLHIDKEIDPFMTLCFMSLPVIPAYKLTDMGLFDVRSFSFVPLELNK, from the coding sequence ATGGTTACGAAGAAGAGTCTGCAGGAAGTGATAGAAACTGCAGCAGGAAGGCAAAAAGCTGACTTATGCATTACGAATGCCCATATTTTGGATGTATATAACAAGGAGTGGTTTGAGGCTGATCTTCTGGTCCAGTCCGGATATATAGCTGGTTTTGCTGAGTGTGGACAGGGAGAGGCAGAAACGGTGGTTGATGGTGGGGGACGATATCTTGTGCCTGGATTTATTGACGGTCATGTGCATATTGAGTCCAGCCATGCCACTCCAGAAGAGTTTTCCAATCTTGTGGTTCCCTGTGGAACGACCACAGTAATCGCAGACCCCCATGAAATCTGCAATGTATGTGGCCTCGATGGTTTGTCCTATATGCTTGAGGCATCTAAAGAGACAGCGTTGCAAGCTTTCTTTATGGTGCCTTCCTGTGTACCTGCTACTACCTTTGAGCATAGTGGAGCTGTATTGGAAGCAAAGGATATCAAGGAAGCCTTGAAACATGAGAGAGTTCTCGGCTTGGGTGAAATGATGGACTTTCCTGGCGTTGTAGCCGGGTCAGATTTGGTCCTGGACAAGATCATGGAGGCGAAACGCATACATAAGGTTACAGATGGCCATAGTCCAGCGATCGGCGGGGCAGAGCTTGATGCCTATGCAAGTACAGGGATCCTTACCGACCATGAGTGTGAGAATGAGCAAGAACTGCGTGACCGTGTCCGACGTGGCATGTATGTCATGCTTCGTGAAGGGTCGGCATGTAAAAATGTCTTGATGCTCCTGGGGGGAGTGACGGAAAAAAACAGCAGACGCTGTATTTTTTGTACGGATGACAGGCAACCAAAAAGCATTCTCACCGATGGGCATATCAACAACAATGTACGCATTGCAGTACAGGATGGACTTGATCCAATCGAGGCAATCTGTATGGCCACCGTAAATAGCACAGATTGTTATCATCTAACAGACCGGGGTGCGATTGCACCTGGTAAGCGTGCGGATTTCCTGCTTTGCAATGACCTGAAAGAGTTCTCCATGCATCAGGTGTATGTAGCAGGAACGTTGGTAGCTGAAGATGGGGTTATCTGCAAGGCTGCAAAGGCAAGGCATGATGAGAGAGTCTCCGGGATGATGCATGTCAAGGATTTCTCTGTCGATCGTCTCCGTCTGCCTCTTTCCAGATCCCATGTTCGGGTTATTGATATCATCCCAGGCGGGGTGGTCACTGGAGCAGGAGAGGCTACCGTTAAGGTGGAAAATGGCGAATGGGTCCATGACAAGAGTCAGGATATCATCAAGCTTGCAGTGGTTGAGCGCCACACAGGAACAGGAAATGTGGCTGTTGCGCTCTTGCGTGGGTATGGCTTGCAGGGTGGGGCAATGGCTACATCCGTTGCCCATGACTCACACAACATCATTGTAGCAGGGGATGATGACGAGGATATGGCCATGGCTGTAGAGCACTTGATCTCCATTGGTGGTGGTATGGTGATTGTGAAACAGAAGAAAATACTGGCTTCCTTTGCACAGAACGTTGCTGGTTTGATGAGCTATGAGGCAGGCTCAGTTATCGCTGAGCAGCTGGACAACCTTCATCATATTGCGCAGGAATCACTACATATCGACAAGGAGATCGATCCCTTCATGACACTCTGTTTCATGTCCTTACCGGTTATCCCTGCCTATAAGCTCACTGATATGGGGTTGTTTGATGTAAGAAGTTTCAGCTTTGTCCCTCTGGAGCTCAATAAATAA
- a CDS encoding NAD(P)/FAD-dependent oxidoreductase: MDTRNTLYDVVIIGGGAAGLFLAAHLPTSKALLLEHKEAAGKKILITGGGMCNLTNTQAKEDFLQHYGSRAQRNFLLPSFQAFPPSSLIQWFESKGVSLVTREDGKVFPASLDAHEIRDVLVRESKASIVYNSKISTLSKDGEYFFVRTDNGSFTCKNLVLATGGMSYPNTGSDGSGYSLAKMLGHSIVPPKPALAAIMVDTYQWTHLAGNAIRSSYAEFHHPGEKKRFLQATGDILFTHDGLSGPLILTASRELKAGDSITFSLLPMENKREVQEDLLALLSSQPKKQVSTILKEAGLVTSLAQQVVRELALDPSSTTAHLNKAQRQDLVRMVTERRFIIKGIKGFNAAMVTSGGVSLKEVDRNNMQSKVVEHLYFCGEILDVDGQSGGYNLQAAFSTAYCVAEHIQV, from the coding sequence ATGGATACTAGAAATACACTCTACGATGTAGTGATCATTGGAGGAGGAGCCGCTGGGCTGTTTCTTGCTGCTCATCTTCCCACTTCCAAGGCACTGCTGCTCGAACACAAGGAAGCAGCAGGCAAGAAGATCTTGATCACCGGTGGAGGCATGTGTAACCTTACCAATACCCAAGCGAAAGAGGATTTCCTGCAGCATTATGGTAGCAGAGCACAGCGCAACTTTCTTCTTCCCTCCTTCCAGGCCTTTCCTCCCTCATCTCTGATCCAATGGTTCGAGTCCAAGGGGGTTTCCCTCGTGACCAGGGAGGATGGGAAGGTGTTTCCCGCTTCGCTGGATGCCCATGAGATCAGGGATGTGCTGGTCAGGGAAAGTAAAGCCAGCATAGTGTACAACTCCAAGATATCTACACTCAGCAAGGATGGAGAATATTTCTTTGTGCGAACCGATAACGGGAGTTTTACATGCAAAAACCTGGTATTGGCTACTGGTGGAATGAGTTATCCGAACACAGGAAGTGATGGGAGTGGATATAGCCTAGCCAAAATGCTTGGGCACTCCATCGTTCCTCCAAAACCAGCGCTCGCTGCCATCATGGTGGATACGTATCAGTGGACGCATCTTGCAGGTAATGCAATCCGCTCTTCTTATGCAGAGTTTCATCATCCAGGGGAGAAAAAACGGTTTCTGCAAGCTACTGGGGATATATTGTTTACACACGATGGACTCTCAGGTCCCCTGATCCTTACGGCCAGTCGTGAGCTGAAAGCAGGCGATTCCATCACATTCTCCCTGCTGCCGATGGAGAACAAGCGAGAGGTTCAGGAAGATCTCCTTGCACTCCTCTCCTCACAACCCAAGAAGCAGGTTTCAACCATCCTCAAGGAGGCAGGTCTTGTAACATCCCTTGCCCAGCAGGTAGTCAGGGAACTTGCGCTTGATCCTAGCAGTACCACAGCCCACCTGAACAAAGCACAACGGCAGGACCTGGTTAGGATGGTTACAGAGAGACGGTTCATCATCAAGGGGATCAAGGGATTCAATGCAGCGATGGTCACCTCTGGTGGCGTGAGCTTGAAAGAGGTAGACAGAAACAACATGCAGTCGAAGGTGGTTGAGCATCTCTATTTCTGTGGTGAAATTTTGGATGTGGATGGACAGAGTGGAGGCTACAACCTTCAGGCGGCGTTTTCAACAGCGTACTGTGTAGCTGAACATATACAAGTATAG
- a CDS encoding NCS2 family permease, giving the protein MEKFFKLKERKTTVKTEVMAGITTFLTMAYILAVNPGILSESGMDFSKVFAATAIAASIATLVMALLANLPFALAPGMGLNAFLTYTVVFGMGYTWQFALTAVFVEGIIFLILTAANIREAIVNSIPANLKRAIGVGIGLFIAFIGMQNAGIIVDGATLVALNADWFMGAPGLAMIGLIITGILLAHKVNGALLIGIIVTTIIGIPFGVTKYAGGSFLPPAPYFFPFEFSSIMSVDFIVVVFTFLFVDMFDTVGTLIGCATKADMIQDDGSIPNCKEALFADAIGTTAGAILGTSTVTTFVESSSGVVEGGRTGLTALTVAILFALSLFLEPLFGSIPSAATAPALIIVGVMMMSPVKDIEWDEMTEAIPAFLTMIFMIVAYSIADGIMFGILSYVLLKLFTKKTNDISKMTWVVFALFVIKIIFGAL; this is encoded by the coding sequence ATGGAAAAGTTTTTCAAGCTCAAAGAACGAAAAACGACCGTCAAGACTGAAGTCATGGCAGGTATTACTACCTTCTTAACTATGGCTTACATTCTTGCCGTCAACCCAGGCATCCTTTCCGAATCCGGAATGGACTTCTCCAAAGTATTTGCTGCAACTGCAATTGCTGCATCAATCGCAACATTGGTAATGGCCCTGTTGGCCAATCTACCATTCGCTCTTGCCCCAGGCATGGGTCTGAACGCCTTCCTTACCTACACCGTCGTTTTCGGTATGGGTTACACATGGCAGTTCGCCCTCACGGCAGTATTCGTTGAAGGTATCATTTTCTTGATCCTCACCGCTGCCAATATCCGTGAGGCAATTGTCAACAGTATTCCGGCCAACCTAAAACGTGCAATCGGAGTTGGTATCGGCCTCTTCATTGCCTTCATTGGTATGCAGAACGCTGGTATCATCGTTGATGGAGCTACGTTGGTTGCTCTGAATGCTGACTGGTTCATGGGAGCTCCTGGCCTTGCCATGATTGGCCTGATCATTACCGGTATCCTTTTAGCCCATAAGGTAAACGGTGCCCTCCTGATTGGTATTATCGTCACCACCATTATCGGCATTCCTTTCGGAGTAACGAAATATGCTGGCGGATCTTTCCTCCCCCCAGCCCCTTATTTCTTCCCGTTTGAATTCTCAAGCATCATGAGTGTTGACTTCATTGTCGTAGTATTCACCTTCTTGTTTGTGGATATGTTCGATACAGTTGGAACCCTGATCGGTTGTGCCACCAAGGCTGACATGATCCAGGATGATGGATCCATCCCCAACTGTAAGGAAGCACTGTTCGCTGATGCAATCGGTACCACCGCAGGTGCAATCCTCGGAACCTCAACCGTTACCACATTTGTTGAATCTTCCAGTGGTGTTGTTGAAGGTGGACGAACTGGTCTGACCGCATTGACCGTTGCAATTCTCTTCGCTCTCTCCCTGTTCCTTGAACCGTTGTTCGGTTCCATTCCTAGTGCTGCTACAGCACCTGCCTTGATCATCGTCGGTGTTATGATGATGAGCCCGGTAAAGGATATCGAGTGGGACGAGATGACCGAAGCTATCCCAGCCTTCTTGACCATGATCTTCATGATCGTAGCTTACAGCATTGCAGATGGTATCATGTTTGGTATCCTCTCCTATGTATTGCTCAAGCTCTTCACCAAGAAGACCAACGACATTTCAAAGATGACTTGGGTTGTTTTTGCTCTGTTCGTGATCAAGATTATTTTCGGCGCCCTCTAA
- the ygeW gene encoding knotted carbamoyltransferase YgeW: MKDKATIKQMIEELKTLKTDNMYLNDFFHTWKESDDEIAAVFQVAEVLRALRENNISTKVFDSGLGISVFRDNSTRTRFSFASACNLLGLEVQDLDEKTSQIAHGETVRETANMVSFMADVIGIRDDMYIGKGHTYMKTVAEAVQDGYDDGVLEQRPTLVNLQCDIDHPTQSMADMLHVINHFGGVENLKGKKVAMTWAYSPSYGKPLSVPQGIIGLFTRFGMDVVLAHPEGYNVMADVEEVAAENAKKSGGSYKRVESMAEAFKDADIVYPKSWAPFAVMEERTKIVEQGDQEALKALEKTCLANNAKFKDWTCTEELMKTTKDGKALYMHCLPADITGLSCKEGEVEASVFDRYLVPLYKEASYKPYIIAAMIFLAKFQNPSAKLEELLEAAVKRIK; this comes from the coding sequence ATGAAGGACAAAGCCACAATCAAACAGATGATCGAGGAACTGAAAACCCTCAAAACTGACAACATGTATCTCAACGACTTTTTCCATACCTGGAAAGAGAGTGATGACGAAATTGCTGCCGTTTTTCAGGTAGCAGAAGTACTGCGTGCATTACGCGAGAACAATATTTCCACCAAGGTGTTCGACAGTGGACTTGGAATCTCCGTTTTCCGTGACAACTCCACAAGAACACGCTTCAGCTTTGCAAGTGCTTGTAACCTGCTCGGCCTTGAAGTCCAGGATCTTGACGAGAAAACCAGCCAGATCGCTCACGGCGAGACCGTTCGTGAAACCGCCAACATGGTAAGTTTCATGGCTGACGTCATCGGTATCCGTGACGACATGTACATTGGCAAAGGCCACACCTACATGAAGACTGTTGCTGAGGCTGTACAGGACGGCTATGACGATGGAGTACTCGAGCAGAGACCCACCTTGGTCAACCTCCAGTGCGATATCGATCACCCAACCCAGAGCATGGCTGACATGCTGCATGTGATCAATCACTTTGGTGGTGTTGAGAACCTCAAGGGCAAGAAAGTAGCCATGACCTGGGCATATAGCCCCTCATACGGCAAGCCACTCTCTGTTCCTCAGGGCATCATCGGACTGTTCACCCGCTTTGGCATGGATGTCGTACTTGCTCACCCAGAAGGGTACAATGTTATGGCTGATGTTGAAGAAGTCGCTGCGGAGAATGCAAAGAAGAGCGGTGGTTCCTACAAGAGAGTGGAGTCCATGGCTGAAGCATTCAAGGATGCTGACATTGTCTATCCCAAGAGCTGGGCTCCCTTTGCAGTTATGGAAGAGAGAACCAAGATTGTTGAGCAGGGCGACCAGGAAGCATTGAAGGCACTGGAGAAGACCTGTCTGGCAAACAATGCAAAATTCAAGGATTGGACCTGTACCGAAGAGTTGATGAAAACCACCAAGGACGGAAAGGCACTCTACATGCACTGCCTGCCTGCTGACATCACTGGTCTTTCCTGTAAGGAAGGTGAGGTTGAAGCTTCCGTATTCGACAGGTATCTGGTACCCCTGTACAAGGAAGCCAGTTACAAGCCATACATCATTGCTGCAATGATCTTCCTTGCAAAGTTCCAGAATCCTTCTGCAAAGCTGGAAGAGCTGCTTGAGGCTGCTGTAAAGCGCATCAAATAG
- a CDS encoding molybdopterin-dependent oxidoreductase Mo/Fe-S-binding subunit has product MNKIVCTVNGKKHTVSCKQSESLREMLVRLGYTSVRDSDDKEGFAGSDTVIFNDVPVYANLMLALQADGAEIKTAESMGTSRSLNVIQQAMIDAGVVQSAYNAPAAALLLTWLLEHETNPTKEQINQVLSGIFIRDAGYEHYYLAVKLALERMKDGAYKSEISPSFRDELTYVGKPKGKVDGPQLVAGEASFVEDRVLPGYHSMVILRSPYAHAYIKKIDTKKALAMEGVVTIITHENCPDVFYMQAGQGNPEPSPHDRRLLNRKVRHVGDRVAAIVAETYEQAVAARSAIKVEYEVLKPVFTVEEAMEEGAPRVHNGVVEYRSGAPENLEEYNKDADPRDGKVVYQFPLHGDIRRNIASAAHGQIGDVEKGFKEADAVVERTYQTSQIQCTPLEPHLAYARIDGGRLVINASTQVPYHVRRIVSWVCQIPENKIRIIKERVGGGYGSKQDILVEDLVGYATWITGKPIYYRNTREEEFIANSTRHPMRMTVKMGGKKDGTITAVYMDVRANTGPYGNHCLTVPMNACSKTLPLLKCDNMKFDVITYYTNIPPTGAYQGYGAPKGTYSLMTCMAELAEKLGIDYYDMAMKNKVEPGYMLEILKGLGEGREGNVVPVGSCGLEQALTQGAKMIEWGKKVESKDPDWRIGKGFAMIQQGSGLPGLDHSNAWAKLLTDGTFQIFSGGADLGTGLDTISAKMISEAFCVPLDRVTVTSGDTDSCTFDTGAYASSGTYFSGGASYKAAQDLKKNLLDEAAYQMGEKAEDLILRSPGEVYSTKSGKTLDYAKLSHDALTGTGRGQVMGKGSFTTNHNSIPYGAHFVQVAVNVRTGQVKVQKYYALQDAGTPINPELALCQMYGAALKSVGHSLYEQMLLDENGVCINAKLSEYGVPMVDEQPEDFKAVLIDINDEVGPYGAKSISEIATNGAAPALAIAIHDAVGVWMRSWPFSPEKILKELGKI; this is encoded by the coding sequence ATGAACAAAATTGTCTGTACCGTTAACGGTAAGAAACATACAGTAAGTTGCAAGCAGTCAGAAAGCTTGCGCGAAATGCTCGTTCGCCTTGGGTATACCAGCGTACGTGATAGTGATGATAAGGAAGGCTTTGCAGGCAGTGATACCGTTATTTTCAATGATGTTCCTGTGTATGCCAATCTGATGTTGGCACTCCAGGCTGATGGTGCTGAGATCAAGACCGCTGAATCGATGGGTACCAGTCGAAGTCTGAATGTCATCCAGCAGGCCATGATCGATGCAGGCGTCGTACAGAGTGCTTACAATGCACCTGCTGCAGCGTTGCTCCTGACTTGGTTGCTTGAACATGAAACCAATCCTACCAAGGAACAAATCAATCAGGTACTTAGTGGTATCTTTATCCGCGATGCAGGCTATGAACACTACTATCTGGCAGTGAAGTTGGCTCTGGAAAGAATGAAGGATGGTGCATACAAGAGCGAAATTTCTCCCTCCTTTAGAGATGAGCTGACCTATGTTGGAAAGCCAAAGGGAAAGGTCGATGGACCGCAACTGGTTGCAGGCGAAGCCAGCTTTGTTGAGGACAGGGTTTTACCGGGTTATCACTCCATGGTGATCCTTCGCAGCCCATACGCCCATGCTTACATCAAGAAGATCGATACCAAGAAAGCCCTGGCGATGGAAGGCGTGGTCACTATCATCACCCATGAGAACTGTCCTGATGTATTCTATATGCAGGCTGGGCAGGGGAATCCAGAACCCAGCCCACACGATCGCAGATTGCTGAACAGGAAGGTCAGGCATGTGGGTGACCGTGTAGCAGCAATCGTTGCAGAAACGTATGAACAGGCAGTGGCTGCTCGATCTGCGATAAAGGTGGAGTATGAGGTACTCAAGCCAGTATTCACTGTCGAGGAAGCGATGGAAGAAGGAGCCCCTCGTGTTCATAACGGGGTGGTAGAGTATCGCAGTGGTGCTCCCGAGAATTTGGAGGAGTACAACAAGGATGCCGACCCCAGGGATGGAAAGGTTGTCTACCAGTTCCCGCTTCATGGAGATATCAGAAGAAATATTGCCTCAGCAGCCCATGGGCAGATTGGGGATGTAGAGAAAGGATTCAAGGAAGCTGATGCTGTGGTCGAAAGGACCTACCAGACCAGTCAGATCCAGTGTACTCCCCTTGAGCCACACCTGGCCTATGCCAGGATTGATGGTGGAAGATTGGTTATCAATGCCTCCACCCAGGTTCCCTACCATGTGAGAAGAATTGTCTCTTGGGTCTGTCAGATTCCTGAGAACAAGATTCGAATCATCAAGGAGCGTGTTGGTGGTGGGTATGGCAGCAAGCAGGATATTTTGGTCGAGGATCTGGTAGGATATGCCACTTGGATCACCGGAAAACCAATCTACTACCGCAATACCCGTGAGGAAGAGTTCATTGCAAACTCCACCCGCCATCCGATGCGGATGACCGTCAAGATGGGCGGAAAGAAAGACGGCACCATTACCGCAGTCTACATGGATGTAAGGGCAAATACCGGACCATACGGCAACCACTGTCTTACGGTCCCGATGAATGCCTGTAGCAAGACCTTGCCTTTGCTCAAGTGCGACAACATGAAGTTTGATGTAATCACCTATTACACAAACATTCCACCTACAGGAGCCTATCAGGGCTATGGAGCCCCTAAGGGTACCTACTCACTGATGACCTGTATGGCGGAGCTTGCTGAAAAGCTGGGAATCGATTACTACGACATGGCCATGAAGAACAAGGTTGAACCAGGCTACATGCTTGAGATTCTCAAGGGCCTCGGCGAAGGCCGTGAAGGAAATGTGGTGCCCGTTGGTTCATGTGGTTTGGAACAGGCCCTTACCCAGGGTGCAAAGATGATCGAGTGGGGCAAGAAAGTTGAATCCAAGGACCCCGACTGGAGAATCGGCAAGGGTTTTGCCATGATCCAGCAGGGAAGCGGGTTGCCCGGCCTCGACCACTCCAATGCATGGGCTAAACTGCTGACCGATGGAACATTCCAGATATTCAGTGGCGGCGCCGATTTGGGTACCGGGTTGGATACCATCAGCGCTAAGATGATCAGTGAAGCCTTCTGTGTGCCTCTGGACAGGGTGACCGTTACCAGTGGTGATACCGACAGCTGTACGTTTGACACGGGTGCCTATGCTTCCAGTGGGACCTATTTCAGTGGTGGTGCAAGCTACAAGGCTGCACAGGACCTGAAGAAGAATCTGCTTGATGAGGCAGCCTACCAGATGGGAGAGAAAGCAGAGGATTTGATCCTTCGCTCTCCTGGTGAGGTGTACAGTACCAAGAGTGGCAAGACACTTGATTACGCAAAGCTCAGTCATGATGCACTTACCGGTACAGGTCGTGGTCAGGTGATGGGAAAAGGTTCCTTTACCACGAACCACAACTCCATCCCTTACGGTGCTCACTTTGTGCAGGTCGCGGTCAACGTCAGAACTGGCCAGGTAAAGGTACAGAAGTACTATGCCCTGCAGGATGCCGGTACCCCGATCAATCCGGAATTGGCACTCTGTCAGATGTATGGTGCTGCCCTGAAATCTGTCGGGCATTCGCTCTATGAGCAGATGCTCCTCGATGAGAATGGTGTCTGTATCAATGCAAAACTGAGTGAGTATGGAGTCCCCATGGTTGATGAACAGCCAGAGGACTTCAAGGCGGTCCTGATCGATATCAATGATGAGGTAGGCCCCTATGGAGCCAAATCTATCAGTGAGATCGCAACCAACGGAGCAGCTCCAGCTCTCGCCATCGCCATACACGATGCTGTAGGAGTTTGGATGCGCAGCTGGCCGTTCTCACCTGAGAAGATCTTGAAGGAGCTTGGCAAGATTTAA